A region from the Lutra lutra chromosome 1, mLutLut1.2, whole genome shotgun sequence genome encodes:
- the GNAT1 gene encoding guanine nucleotide-binding protein G(t) subunit alpha-1 produces the protein MGAGASAEEKHSRELEKKLKEDAEKDARTVKLLLLGAGESGKSTIVKQMKIIHQDGYSLEECLEFIAIIYGNTLQSILAIVRAMTTLNIQYGDSARQDDARKLMHMADTIEEGTMPKEMSDIIQRLWKDSGIQACFERASEYQLNDSAGYYLSDLERLVTPGYVPTEQDVLRSRVKTTGIIETQFSFKDLHFRMFDVGGQRSERKKWIHCFEGVTCIIFIAALSAYDMVLVEDDEVNRMHESLHLFNSICNHRYFATTSIVLFLNKKDVFSEKIKKAHLSICFPDYDGPNTYEDAGNYIKVQFLELNMRRDVKEIYSHMTCATDTQNVKFVFDAVTDIIIKENLKDCGLF, from the exons ATGGGGGCTGGGGCTAGCGCTGAGGAGAAGCACTCAAGGGAGCTGGAAAAGAAGCTCAAAGAAGATGCTGAGAAGGATGCTCGAACCGTGAAACTGCTGCTTCTGG GAGCGGGTGAGTCCGGGAAGAGCACCATTGTCAAGCAGATGAA GATCATCCACCAGGATGGGTACTCGTTAGAAGAGTGCCTCGAGTTCATCGCCATCATCTACGGCAACACGCTGCAGTCCATCCTCGCCATCGTACGTGCCATGACCACACTCAACATCCAGTATGGAGACTCTGCCCGCCAG gACGACGCCCGGAAGCTGATGCACATGGCGGACACCATCGAAGAGGGCACGATGCCAAAGGAGATGTCAGACATCATCCAGCGGCTGTGGAAGGACTCGGGTATCCAGGCCTGCTTCGAACGCGCCTCTGAGTACCAGCTCAACGACTCGGCGGGCTA CTACCTCTCGGACCTGGAGCGCCTGGTCACCCCGGGCTACGTGCCCACTGAGCAGGACGTGCTGCGCTCCCGTGTCAAGACCACAGGCATCATTGAGACGCAGTTCTCCTTCAAGGACCTCCACTTCCG GATGTTCGACGTGGGCGGGCAGCGCTCGGAGCGCAAGAAGTGGATCCATTGCTTCGAGGGTGTGACCTGCATCATCTTCATTGCGGCGCTGAGCGCCTACGACATGGTGCTGGTGGAGGACGACGAAGTG AACCGCATGCACGAGAGCCTGCACCTGTTCAACAGCATCTGCAACCACCGCTACTTCGCCACCACGTCCATTGTGCTCTTCCTCAACAAGAAGGACGTTTTCTCCGAGAAGATCAAAAAGGCGCATCTCAGCATCTGCTTCCCGGATTACGACG GGCCCAACACGTACGAGGACGCGGGCAACTACATCAAGGTGCAGTTCCTCGAGCTCAACATGCGCCGCGACGTGAAAGAGATCTATTCCCATATGACTTGCGCTACTGACACACAGAACGTCAAGTTCGTCTTCGACGCAGTCACAGACATCATCATCAAAGAAAACCTCAAAGACTGCGGCCTCTTTTGA